A stretch of Lathyrus oleraceus cultivar Zhongwan6 chromosome 6, CAAS_Psat_ZW6_1.0, whole genome shotgun sequence DNA encodes these proteins:
- the LOC127091061 gene encoding uncharacterized protein LOC127091061 isoform X3, whose product MHRRRNKELPENVKDPAKEVWNISPEGCLEKVADHFESPRIYKHHKIPSFSMEKHASEEVVNVSSRKKIKSTIVKEDDLTEGRDRANNILEAKSSAGLSNKGRKTEGKTGKERRDGKKNEQMSKISENKAGIKHSRDSVNKDSYTEKDRSKSERKINKKNHIEEEDNRNTERKHDRDTHDVGKTKKWLSNDFEAVPEKKHHRDSDKHIHVEGRAKYEREINRETRTSNEKEIKRKYRSGDDETQDRNAIRKQDIAKHHNPHIYERKNRQEKVKSHYEESTMKRRRSRSREREGRRRSPSFSPRARRNTHHDGDRKDLSMISLTDMSRKKHSDDKNRVSTNGSSRRSRSREREDKRSPSFSPRAHRKTNQDGERKDLSMPSMIDSSRKKHSDDKNRVSTNVSNSHHRGYRHSGSASGLGGYSPRKRKSETDIKTPSPPSKHSPEKKRAGWDLPPVGADPSPAFVSSGFQLSNHSVLSSMHDLASATSQNPSIVKPLPVSYFNAVSNGKNATVDSVQLTQATRPMRRLYLENLPGSASEKVVTDCFNDLLSSSVNHIQQTRPCISCIVHKDRGQALVEFLTAEDASAALSFDGSTLFGSMVKIRRPKDYVEFAVRTGEPERSVEVAVTISDVVVDSPNKVFIGGISNHVSSEMLMEIAGVFGSLKAYHFEARVSNGCAFVEYVDHSVTAKACAGLNGMKLGGEVLTVVQAMPDASSVENDGKPPSYGIPEHAKPLLRKSTEVLEIKNVFTVESILSLSDTGIEEILEDVRLECARFGTVKSVHVARHSDDKNVATKSEEIKKSVGSEEASLVTRTVTKNAESSSSEEATYSSSMGTSGVELHYEKELEEDKDNNGASVNIDKNAKVFDNIACEEQEHLASDVTVRDADNEGMPSRTIQGCPDHHDTSFDAPGLNDNIVDNNIDAEKVVGDNMDSKNTVCPFQKGFSECDTSSELVGPLKDIKEEDEDESNNIAFEPGSVLVEYARTEACRSAAHCLHRRLFDGRMVTVQYIALSLYRARFNK is encoded by the exons ATGCATAGAAGAAGAAATAAAGAATTGCCTGAAAATGTAAAAGACCCTGCCAAGGAAGTGTGGAATATTTCACCTGAAGGTTGTTTAGAGAAAGTTGCTGATCATTTTGAGTCTCCAAGAATCTATAAACATCATAAGATTCCATCCTTTAGCATGGAGAAACATGCTTCGGAGGAAGTAGTGAATGTAAGTTCTAGAAAGAAGATTAAGAGCACCATTGTAAAGGAAGATGATTTAACTGAAGGGAGAGATAGAGCAAACAATATTTTAGAAGCCAAATCAAGTGCTGGATTAAGTAATAAAGGCCGGAAAACTGAAGGGAAGACGGGAAAGGAAAGGCGTGATGGGAAAAAAAATGAACAAATGAGTAAAATTTCTGAAAATAAAGCCGGGATTAAACATTCAAGAGATTCAGTTAACAAGGATAGTTATACAGAAAAAGATAGATCAAAATCtgaaaggaaaataaataaaaagaacCACATTGAAGAGGAAGATAATCGTAATACAGAAAGGAAGCATGACAGAGATACACATGATGTGGGGAAAACAAAGAAGTGGTTAAGCAATGATTTTGAAGCAGTACCTGAAAAGAAGCATCATAGAGACTCAGATAAGCATATTCATGTAGAGGGTAGAgcaaaatatgaaagagaaatCAACAGGGAAACAAGAACAAGTAATGAAAAAGAAATCAAGAGAAAATATCGAAGTGGAGATGATGAAACTCAGGACAGGAATGCAATAAGGAAACAAGATATTGCGAAGCATCATAACCCACACATTTATGAGAGGAAGAACAGGCAGGAAAAGGTGAAGTCACATTATGAAGAATCAACCATGAAGAGGAGACGGTCAAGAAGTCGGGAGCGTGAGGGTAGAAGAAGGTCACCTTCTTTTTCACCAAGGGCGCGCAGAAATACTCATCACGATGGAGATCGTAAAGACTTATCTATGATTTCTCTGACAGATATGTCTAGAAAAAAACATTCTGATGATAAAAATAGAGTATCAACTAATGGTTCAAGTAGACGGTCAAGAAGTCGGGAGCGTGAGGATAAAAGGTCCCCTTCTTTTTCACCAAGGGCACACAGAAAGACTAATCAAGATGGAGAGCGCAAAGACTTGTCTATGCCTTCTATGATAGATAGTTCTAGAAAAAAGCATTCGGATGATAAAAATAGAGTATCAACTAATGTTTCAAATAGTCACCATCGTGGATATCGACACAGTGGCTCTGCTAGTGGACTTGGTGGCTATTCACCAAGGAAGAGGAAAAGTGAAACTGATATTAAGACACCTTCACCACCATCTAAGCATTCTCCGGAGAAGAAACGTGCTGGATGGGATCTTCCTCCTGTAGGGGCAGATCCTTCTCCAGCTTTTGTTTCTTCTGGTTTTCAATTATCAAATCATAGTGTGTTGTCCAGCATGCATGATTTAGCTTCTGCTACTTCTCAGAATCCATCCATCGTGAAGCCTCTCCCAGTGTCATATTTTAATGCGGTATCAAATGGGAAGAATGCCACTGTTGATTCTGTCCAACTGACACAAGCTACTCGCCCTATGAGAAGGCTTTATCTGGAGAATTTACCAGGTTCAGCCTCTGAGAAAGTTGTGACGGATTGTTTCAATGACCTGCTTTCTTCCAGTGTAAATCATATCCAACAAACTCGGCCTTGCATCAGCTGCATT GTGCATAAAGATAGGGGCCAAGCGCTTGTGGAATTCCTTACAGCTGAGGATGCATCAGCTGCCCTTTCTTTTGATGGAAGTACACTTTTTGGCTCCATGGTGAAAATTAGACGTCCCAAAGACTATGTTGAATTTGCAGTAAGA ACTGGTGAACCAGAGCGATCAGTGGAAGTTGCTGTCACAATAAGTGATGTTGTAGTTGACTCACCAAACAAG GTCTTCATTGGTGGAATTTCAAATCATGTTTCTTCAGAGATG CTTATGGAGATTGCTGGTGTGTTTGGATCTTTGAAGGCTTACCACTTTGAGGCTAGGGTCAGCAATGGATGCGCTTTTGTCGAG TATGTGGATCACTCTGTTACTGCCAAAGCTTGTGCGGGTTTGAATGGAATGAAGCTGGGAGGGGAAGTATTAACTGTTGTTCAGGCTATGCCTGATGCATCATCCGTG GAAAATGATGGCAAACCACCATCTTATGGCATTCCAGAGCACGCAAAGCCACTGCTCCGCAAGTCAACAGAAGTATTGGAGATTAAAAATGTG TTCACAGTGGAGTCTATATTGTCTTTATCTGACACTGGAATCGAAGAAATTTTGGAGGATGTACGATTGGAATGTGCAAG GTTTGGGACTGTTAAATCAGTTCATGTAGCCAGGCATAGCGATGACAAGAATGTTGCAACCAAATCAGAAGAAATTAAAAAGAGTGTGGGTTCTGAAGAAGCTTCTTTAGTCACACGCACTGTTACTAAAAATGCAGAATCTAGTTCATCTGAAGAGGCTACTTACTCCAGTTCTATGGGAACAAGTGGAGTGGAGCTCCATTATGAAAAAGAACTAGAAGAAGACAAAGATAATAATGGTGCTAGTGTTAATATTGATAAAAATGCTAAAGTTTTTGATAATATTGCATGTGAAGAACAAGAACATCTTGCAAGTGATGTCACAGTTAGAGATGCTGACAATGAGGGCATGCCTAGTCGTACCATTCAAGGATGTCCTGATCATCATGATACGTCCTTTGATGCTCCAGGGTTGAATGATAACATCGTCGATAACAATATTGATGCTGAAAAGGTAGTGGGCGACAATATGGACTCAAAGAACACGGTTTGTCCATTTCAGAAAGGCTTTTCTGAATGTGATACTAGTTCAGAGTTAGTTGGTCCCTTAAAGGACATTAAGGAGGAAGATGAAGATGAATCTAACAACATTGCATTTGAACCAGGTTCTGTTCTTGTTGAGTACGCAAGAACCGAAGCATGCCGTTCGGCAGCTCATTGTTTGCATAGACGTTTGTTTGATGGCAGAATGGTGACAGTTCAGTATATTGCCCTGAGTCTATACAGAGCAagatttaataaatga
- the LOC127091061 gene encoding uncharacterized protein LOC127091061 isoform X2 has translation MSRPDRLKERDRKSNRLSEDNYEDSAARTRPGFEKIMHRRRNKELPENVKDPAKEVWNISPEGCLEKVADHFESPRIYKHHKIPSFSMEKHASEEVVNVSSRKKIKSTIVKEDDLTEGRDRANNILEAKSSAGLSNKGRKTEGKTGKERRDGKKNEQMSKISENKAGIKHSRDSVNKDSYTEKDRSKSERKINKKNHIEEEDNRNTERKHDRDTHDVGKTKKWLSNDFEAVPEKKHHRDSDKHIHVEGRAKYEREINRETRTSNEKEIKRKYRSGDDETQDRNAIRKQDIAKHHNPHIYERKNRQEKVKSHYEESTMKRRRSRSREREGRRRSPSFSPRARRNTHHDGDRKDLSMISLTDMSRKKHSDDKNRVSTNGSSRRSRSREREDKRSPSFSPRAHRKTNQDGERKDLSMPSMIDSSRKKHSDDKNRVSTNVSNSHHRGYRHSGSASGLGGYSPRKRKSETDIKTPSPPSKHSPEKKRAGWDLPPVGADPSPAFVSSGFQLSNHSVLSSMHDLASATSQNPSIVKPLPVSYFNAVSNGKNATVDSVQLTQATRPMRRLYLENLPGSASEKVVTDCFNDLLSSSVNHIQQTRPCISCIVHKDRGQALVEFLTAEDASAALSFDGSTLFGSMVKIRRPKDYVEFATGEPERSVEVAVTISDVVVDSPNKVFIGGISNHVSSEMLMEIAGVFGSLKAYHFEARVSNGCAFVEYVDHSVTAKACAGLNGMKLGGEVLTVVQAMPDASSVENDGKPPSYGIPEHAKPLLRKSTEVLEIKNVFTVESILSLSDTGIEEILEDVRLECARFGTVKSVHVARHSDDKNVATKSEEIKKSVGSEEASLVTRTVTKNAESSSSEEATYSSSMGTSGVELHYEKELEEDKDNNGASVNIDKNAKVFDNIACEEQEHLASDVTVRDADNEGMPSRTIQGCPDHHDTSFDAPGLNDNIVDNNIDAEKVVGDNMDSKNTVCPFQKGFSECDTSSELVGPLKDIKEEDEDESNNIAFEPGSVLVEYARTEACRSAAHCLHRRLFDGRMVTVQYIALSLYRARFNK, from the exons ATGAGCAGACCTGATCGTCTGAAGGAGAGGGACAGAAAAAGTAATCGGCTTTCTGAGGATAATTATGAAGACAGTGCAGCCCGCACAAGACCTGGTTTTGAAAAGATTATGCATAGAAGAAGAAATAAAGAATTGCCTGAAAATGTAAAAGACCCTGCCAAGGAAGTGTGGAATATTTCACCTGAAGGTTGTTTAGAGAAAGTTGCTGATCATTTTGAGTCTCCAAGAATCTATAAACATCATAAGATTCCATCCTTTAGCATGGAGAAACATGCTTCGGAGGAAGTAGTGAATGTAAGTTCTAGAAAGAAGATTAAGAGCACCATTGTAAAGGAAGATGATTTAACTGAAGGGAGAGATAGAGCAAACAATATTTTAGAAGCCAAATCAAGTGCTGGATTAAGTAATAAAGGCCGGAAAACTGAAGGGAAGACGGGAAAGGAAAGGCGTGATGGGAAAAAAAATGAACAAATGAGTAAAATTTCTGAAAATAAAGCCGGGATTAAACATTCAAGAGATTCAGTTAACAAGGATAGTTATACAGAAAAAGATAGATCAAAATCtgaaaggaaaataaataaaaagaacCACATTGAAGAGGAAGATAATCGTAATACAGAAAGGAAGCATGACAGAGATACACATGATGTGGGGAAAACAAAGAAGTGGTTAAGCAATGATTTTGAAGCAGTACCTGAAAAGAAGCATCATAGAGACTCAGATAAGCATATTCATGTAGAGGGTAGAgcaaaatatgaaagagaaatCAACAGGGAAACAAGAACAAGTAATGAAAAAGAAATCAAGAGAAAATATCGAAGTGGAGATGATGAAACTCAGGACAGGAATGCAATAAGGAAACAAGATATTGCGAAGCATCATAACCCACACATTTATGAGAGGAAGAACAGGCAGGAAAAGGTGAAGTCACATTATGAAGAATCAACCATGAAGAGGAGACGGTCAAGAAGTCGGGAGCGTGAGGGTAGAAGAAGGTCACCTTCTTTTTCACCAAGGGCGCGCAGAAATACTCATCACGATGGAGATCGTAAAGACTTATCTATGATTTCTCTGACAGATATGTCTAGAAAAAAACATTCTGATGATAAAAATAGAGTATCAACTAATGGTTCAAGTAGACGGTCAAGAAGTCGGGAGCGTGAGGATAAAAGGTCCCCTTCTTTTTCACCAAGGGCACACAGAAAGACTAATCAAGATGGAGAGCGCAAAGACTTGTCTATGCCTTCTATGATAGATAGTTCTAGAAAAAAGCATTCGGATGATAAAAATAGAGTATCAACTAATGTTTCAAATAGTCACCATCGTGGATATCGACACAGTGGCTCTGCTAGTGGACTTGGTGGCTATTCACCAAGGAAGAGGAAAAGTGAAACTGATATTAAGACACCTTCACCACCATCTAAGCATTCTCCGGAGAAGAAACGTGCTGGATGGGATCTTCCTCCTGTAGGGGCAGATCCTTCTCCAGCTTTTGTTTCTTCTGGTTTTCAATTATCAAATCATAGTGTGTTGTCCAGCATGCATGATTTAGCTTCTGCTACTTCTCAGAATCCATCCATCGTGAAGCCTCTCCCAGTGTCATATTTTAATGCGGTATCAAATGGGAAGAATGCCACTGTTGATTCTGTCCAACTGACACAAGCTACTCGCCCTATGAGAAGGCTTTATCTGGAGAATTTACCAGGTTCAGCCTCTGAGAAAGTTGTGACGGATTGTTTCAATGACCTGCTTTCTTCCAGTGTAAATCATATCCAACAAACTCGGCCTTGCATCAGCTGCATT GTGCATAAAGATAGGGGCCAAGCGCTTGTGGAATTCCTTACAGCTGAGGATGCATCAGCTGCCCTTTCTTTTGATGGAAGTACACTTTTTGGCTCCATGGTGAAAATTAGACGTCCCAAAGACTATGTTGAATTTGCA ACTGGTGAACCAGAGCGATCAGTGGAAGTTGCTGTCACAATAAGTGATGTTGTAGTTGACTCACCAAACAAG GTCTTCATTGGTGGAATTTCAAATCATGTTTCTTCAGAGATG CTTATGGAGATTGCTGGTGTGTTTGGATCTTTGAAGGCTTACCACTTTGAGGCTAGGGTCAGCAATGGATGCGCTTTTGTCGAG TATGTGGATCACTCTGTTACTGCCAAAGCTTGTGCGGGTTTGAATGGAATGAAGCTGGGAGGGGAAGTATTAACTGTTGTTCAGGCTATGCCTGATGCATCATCCGTG GAAAATGATGGCAAACCACCATCTTATGGCATTCCAGAGCACGCAAAGCCACTGCTCCGCAAGTCAACAGAAGTATTGGAGATTAAAAATGTG TTCACAGTGGAGTCTATATTGTCTTTATCTGACACTGGAATCGAAGAAATTTTGGAGGATGTACGATTGGAATGTGCAAG GTTTGGGACTGTTAAATCAGTTCATGTAGCCAGGCATAGCGATGACAAGAATGTTGCAACCAAATCAGAAGAAATTAAAAAGAGTGTGGGTTCTGAAGAAGCTTCTTTAGTCACACGCACTGTTACTAAAAATGCAGAATCTAGTTCATCTGAAGAGGCTACTTACTCCAGTTCTATGGGAACAAGTGGAGTGGAGCTCCATTATGAAAAAGAACTAGAAGAAGACAAAGATAATAATGGTGCTAGTGTTAATATTGATAAAAATGCTAAAGTTTTTGATAATATTGCATGTGAAGAACAAGAACATCTTGCAAGTGATGTCACAGTTAGAGATGCTGACAATGAGGGCATGCCTAGTCGTACCATTCAAGGATGTCCTGATCATCATGATACGTCCTTTGATGCTCCAGGGTTGAATGATAACATCGTCGATAACAATATTGATGCTGAAAAGGTAGTGGGCGACAATATGGACTCAAAGAACACGGTTTGTCCATTTCAGAAAGGCTTTTCTGAATGTGATACTAGTTCAGAGTTAGTTGGTCCCTTAAAGGACATTAAGGAGGAAGATGAAGATGAATCTAACAACATTGCATTTGAACCAGGTTCTGTTCTTGTTGAGTACGCAAGAACCGAAGCATGCCGTTCGGCAGCTCATTGTTTGCATAGACGTTTGTTTGATGGCAGAATGGTGACAGTTCAGTATATTGCCCTGAGTCTATACAGAGCAagatttaataaatga
- the LOC127091061 gene encoding uncharacterized protein LOC127091061 isoform X1, which yields MSRPDRLKERDRKSNRLSEDNYEDSAARTRPGFEKIMHRRRNKELPENVKDPAKEVWNISPEGCLEKVADHFESPRIYKHHKIPSFSMEKHASEEVVNVSSRKKIKSTIVKEDDLTEGRDRANNILEAKSSAGLSNKGRKTEGKTGKERRDGKKNEQMSKISENKAGIKHSRDSVNKDSYTEKDRSKSERKINKKNHIEEEDNRNTERKHDRDTHDVGKTKKWLSNDFEAVPEKKHHRDSDKHIHVEGRAKYEREINRETRTSNEKEIKRKYRSGDDETQDRNAIRKQDIAKHHNPHIYERKNRQEKVKSHYEESTMKRRRSRSREREGRRRSPSFSPRARRNTHHDGDRKDLSMISLTDMSRKKHSDDKNRVSTNGSSRRSRSREREDKRSPSFSPRAHRKTNQDGERKDLSMPSMIDSSRKKHSDDKNRVSTNVSNSHHRGYRHSGSASGLGGYSPRKRKSETDIKTPSPPSKHSPEKKRAGWDLPPVGADPSPAFVSSGFQLSNHSVLSSMHDLASATSQNPSIVKPLPVSYFNAVSNGKNATVDSVQLTQATRPMRRLYLENLPGSASEKVVTDCFNDLLSSSVNHIQQTRPCISCIVHKDRGQALVEFLTAEDASAALSFDGSTLFGSMVKIRRPKDYVEFAVRTGEPERSVEVAVTISDVVVDSPNKVFIGGISNHVSSEMLMEIAGVFGSLKAYHFEARVSNGCAFVEYVDHSVTAKACAGLNGMKLGGEVLTVVQAMPDASSVENDGKPPSYGIPEHAKPLLRKSTEVLEIKNVFTVESILSLSDTGIEEILEDVRLECARFGTVKSVHVARHSDDKNVATKSEEIKKSVGSEEASLVTRTVTKNAESSSSEEATYSSSMGTSGVELHYEKELEEDKDNNGASVNIDKNAKVFDNIACEEQEHLASDVTVRDADNEGMPSRTIQGCPDHHDTSFDAPGLNDNIVDNNIDAEKVVGDNMDSKNTVCPFQKGFSECDTSSELVGPLKDIKEEDEDESNNIAFEPGSVLVEYARTEACRSAAHCLHRRLFDGRMVTVQYIALSLYRARFNK from the exons ATGAGCAGACCTGATCGTCTGAAGGAGAGGGACAGAAAAAGTAATCGGCTTTCTGAGGATAATTATGAAGACAGTGCAGCCCGCACAAGACCTGGTTTTGAAAAGATTATGCATAGAAGAAGAAATAAAGAATTGCCTGAAAATGTAAAAGACCCTGCCAAGGAAGTGTGGAATATTTCACCTGAAGGTTGTTTAGAGAAAGTTGCTGATCATTTTGAGTCTCCAAGAATCTATAAACATCATAAGATTCCATCCTTTAGCATGGAGAAACATGCTTCGGAGGAAGTAGTGAATGTAAGTTCTAGAAAGAAGATTAAGAGCACCATTGTAAAGGAAGATGATTTAACTGAAGGGAGAGATAGAGCAAACAATATTTTAGAAGCCAAATCAAGTGCTGGATTAAGTAATAAAGGCCGGAAAACTGAAGGGAAGACGGGAAAGGAAAGGCGTGATGGGAAAAAAAATGAACAAATGAGTAAAATTTCTGAAAATAAAGCCGGGATTAAACATTCAAGAGATTCAGTTAACAAGGATAGTTATACAGAAAAAGATAGATCAAAATCtgaaaggaaaataaataaaaagaacCACATTGAAGAGGAAGATAATCGTAATACAGAAAGGAAGCATGACAGAGATACACATGATGTGGGGAAAACAAAGAAGTGGTTAAGCAATGATTTTGAAGCAGTACCTGAAAAGAAGCATCATAGAGACTCAGATAAGCATATTCATGTAGAGGGTAGAgcaaaatatgaaagagaaatCAACAGGGAAACAAGAACAAGTAATGAAAAAGAAATCAAGAGAAAATATCGAAGTGGAGATGATGAAACTCAGGACAGGAATGCAATAAGGAAACAAGATATTGCGAAGCATCATAACCCACACATTTATGAGAGGAAGAACAGGCAGGAAAAGGTGAAGTCACATTATGAAGAATCAACCATGAAGAGGAGACGGTCAAGAAGTCGGGAGCGTGAGGGTAGAAGAAGGTCACCTTCTTTTTCACCAAGGGCGCGCAGAAATACTCATCACGATGGAGATCGTAAAGACTTATCTATGATTTCTCTGACAGATATGTCTAGAAAAAAACATTCTGATGATAAAAATAGAGTATCAACTAATGGTTCAAGTAGACGGTCAAGAAGTCGGGAGCGTGAGGATAAAAGGTCCCCTTCTTTTTCACCAAGGGCACACAGAAAGACTAATCAAGATGGAGAGCGCAAAGACTTGTCTATGCCTTCTATGATAGATAGTTCTAGAAAAAAGCATTCGGATGATAAAAATAGAGTATCAACTAATGTTTCAAATAGTCACCATCGTGGATATCGACACAGTGGCTCTGCTAGTGGACTTGGTGGCTATTCACCAAGGAAGAGGAAAAGTGAAACTGATATTAAGACACCTTCACCACCATCTAAGCATTCTCCGGAGAAGAAACGTGCTGGATGGGATCTTCCTCCTGTAGGGGCAGATCCTTCTCCAGCTTTTGTTTCTTCTGGTTTTCAATTATCAAATCATAGTGTGTTGTCCAGCATGCATGATTTAGCTTCTGCTACTTCTCAGAATCCATCCATCGTGAAGCCTCTCCCAGTGTCATATTTTAATGCGGTATCAAATGGGAAGAATGCCACTGTTGATTCTGTCCAACTGACACAAGCTACTCGCCCTATGAGAAGGCTTTATCTGGAGAATTTACCAGGTTCAGCCTCTGAGAAAGTTGTGACGGATTGTTTCAATGACCTGCTTTCTTCCAGTGTAAATCATATCCAACAAACTCGGCCTTGCATCAGCTGCATT GTGCATAAAGATAGGGGCCAAGCGCTTGTGGAATTCCTTACAGCTGAGGATGCATCAGCTGCCCTTTCTTTTGATGGAAGTACACTTTTTGGCTCCATGGTGAAAATTAGACGTCCCAAAGACTATGTTGAATTTGCAGTAAGA ACTGGTGAACCAGAGCGATCAGTGGAAGTTGCTGTCACAATAAGTGATGTTGTAGTTGACTCACCAAACAAG GTCTTCATTGGTGGAATTTCAAATCATGTTTCTTCAGAGATG CTTATGGAGATTGCTGGTGTGTTTGGATCTTTGAAGGCTTACCACTTTGAGGCTAGGGTCAGCAATGGATGCGCTTTTGTCGAG TATGTGGATCACTCTGTTACTGCCAAAGCTTGTGCGGGTTTGAATGGAATGAAGCTGGGAGGGGAAGTATTAACTGTTGTTCAGGCTATGCCTGATGCATCATCCGTG GAAAATGATGGCAAACCACCATCTTATGGCATTCCAGAGCACGCAAAGCCACTGCTCCGCAAGTCAACAGAAGTATTGGAGATTAAAAATGTG TTCACAGTGGAGTCTATATTGTCTTTATCTGACACTGGAATCGAAGAAATTTTGGAGGATGTACGATTGGAATGTGCAAG GTTTGGGACTGTTAAATCAGTTCATGTAGCCAGGCATAGCGATGACAAGAATGTTGCAACCAAATCAGAAGAAATTAAAAAGAGTGTGGGTTCTGAAGAAGCTTCTTTAGTCACACGCACTGTTACTAAAAATGCAGAATCTAGTTCATCTGAAGAGGCTACTTACTCCAGTTCTATGGGAACAAGTGGAGTGGAGCTCCATTATGAAAAAGAACTAGAAGAAGACAAAGATAATAATGGTGCTAGTGTTAATATTGATAAAAATGCTAAAGTTTTTGATAATATTGCATGTGAAGAACAAGAACATCTTGCAAGTGATGTCACAGTTAGAGATGCTGACAATGAGGGCATGCCTAGTCGTACCATTCAAGGATGTCCTGATCATCATGATACGTCCTTTGATGCTCCAGGGTTGAATGATAACATCGTCGATAACAATATTGATGCTGAAAAGGTAGTGGGCGACAATATGGACTCAAAGAACACGGTTTGTCCATTTCAGAAAGGCTTTTCTGAATGTGATACTAGTTCAGAGTTAGTTGGTCCCTTAAAGGACATTAAGGAGGAAGATGAAGATGAATCTAACAACATTGCATTTGAACCAGGTTCTGTTCTTGTTGAGTACGCAAGAACCGAAGCATGCCGTTCGGCAGCTCATTGTTTGCATAGACGTTTGTTTGATGGCAGAATGGTGACAGTTCAGTATATTGCCCTGAGTCTATACAGAGCAagatttaataaatga